The Nesterenkonia xinjiangensis genome contains a region encoding:
- a CDS encoding ABC transporter permease subunit translates to MLKFLSLRLVRYAVMTFAVTSLSYLMAVSFFNPEAQLMDIMGGGLDPEASRANAQESLRRLDLDPEQNMLQRYWVWITGIITAWDWGRMPNGGFVNDEFAIRVWISTQLTLLATVLTMVIGIILGVYAAARQYRMGDRVTTWYSYFTMIVPVPVAYLLVQRGAIWVNELTGRQIFYVTGFRSIGVEGTWNQFVDMAAHYTVPTVAMTLFGWAAMQISQRQYLLDFVNADFVRTARATGLTRNQAIRKHALRVSFVPTAQSIAFTIPALFTGTVMAEMVFNWDGLGSWALRALHAHDVNSTVIIVFYGCIIFAIGAILADFFTSLVDPRVRL, encoded by the coding sequence GTGCTGAAGTTTCTCTCCTTGCGCCTGGTGCGCTACGCCGTGATGACCTTCGCGGTGACCTCGCTGTCCTATCTGATGGCCGTCAGCTTCTTCAATCCCGAGGCGCAGCTCATGGACATCATGGGCGGAGGCCTGGACCCGGAGGCCAGCCGGGCGAACGCCCAAGAGTCGCTGCGCCGTCTCGACCTTGATCCCGAGCAGAACATGCTCCAGAGGTACTGGGTGTGGATCACCGGCATCATCACCGCCTGGGACTGGGGTCGGATGCCCAACGGCGGCTTCGTCAACGACGAGTTCGCCATCCGCGTCTGGATCTCCACCCAGCTGACCCTGCTGGCGACCGTGCTGACGATGGTCATCGGCATCATCCTGGGCGTCTACGCCGCGGCCCGCCAGTATCGGATGGGGGACCGGGTGACCACCTGGTACTCCTACTTCACGATGATCGTGCCCGTCCCGGTGGCCTACCTGCTGGTCCAACGGGGCGCCATCTGGGTCAACGAGCTGACCGGCCGACAGATCTTCTACGTCACGGGGTTCCGGAGCATCGGCGTGGAGGGCACCTGGAACCAGTTCGTGGACATGGCCGCCCACTACACGGTGCCCACTGTCGCGATGACGCTGTTCGGCTGGGCTGCGATGCAGATCTCGCAGCGGCAGTATCTGCTGGACTTCGTCAACGCGGACTTCGTCCGGACGGCACGAGCCACCGGTCTGACCCGGAACCAGGCGATCCGGAAGCACGCCCTGCGGGTGTCCTTCGTGCCCACCGCCCAGTCGATCGCCTTCACCATTCCGGCGCTGTTCACCGGCACGGTCATGGCCGAGATGGTCTTCAACTGGGACGGCCTCGGTTCCTGGGCACTGCGCGCGCTGCACGCCCACGACGTCAACTCCACCGTGATCATCGTCTTCTATGGCTGCATCATCTTCGCCATCGGTGCGATCCTCGCGGACTTCTTCACCTCCCTGGTCGACCCGAGAGTGAGGCTGTGA
- a CDS encoding ABC transporter permease, translating to MSITPLSTVQNTRASAEEMPGQSVRFRPMGKKRLILTRFLRNRLAVFGVFLLALLSAFALFGHHLTPWQYTEQDFLNLGTGPSAEHWLGTNSAGVDMVALLAQGTRTSLMIGLIVGVLTPLMSLLAGCAMAYFGKWVDRTLMWLIEALIMFPQIILIGIIMTGRDGGPVTLAFIMVFFGWMASARLIRGMSLSFVDRDFVKAARFMGVHPLRIVWRHLAPNLASLAIINATTSVWGAILAEISLSFLGIGVSVPETSLGLLIFQARSYVFGQQPWMFWAPVIAFGLIVAALMLINDGLRDALDPESRAGGRATA from the coding sequence ATGTCCATCACTCCGCTCAGCACTGTGCAGAACACCCGTGCCTCCGCTGAGGAGATGCCCGGCCAGTCGGTGAGATTCCGACCGATGGGCAAGAAGCGGCTGATCCTCACCCGCTTCCTGCGCAACCGCCTGGCTGTGTTCGGCGTCTTCCTGCTGGCCCTGCTCAGTGCCTTCGCGCTCTTCGGGCACCACCTGACCCCCTGGCAGTACACGGAGCAGGACTTCCTCAACCTCGGCACCGGGCCCAGCGCGGAGCACTGGCTGGGCACCAACTCGGCCGGGGTGGACATGGTCGCCCTGCTCGCCCAGGGCACCCGGACCTCGTTGATGATCGGGCTGATCGTCGGCGTCCTGACCCCGCTGATGTCTCTGCTCGCCGGCTGTGCGATGGCGTATTTCGGCAAGTGGGTGGACCGCACCCTGATGTGGCTCATCGAGGCGCTGATCATGTTCCCGCAGATCATCCTGATCGGCATCATCATGACCGGGCGCGACGGCGGGCCGGTCACCCTGGCGTTCATCATGGTCTTCTTCGGCTGGATGGCCTCCGCCCGACTCATCCGAGGCATGTCGCTGTCCTTCGTGGATCGGGACTTCGTCAAGGCGGCCCGGTTCATGGGGGTCCACCCGCTGCGGATCGTCTGGCGGCACCTGGCGCCCAACTTGGCCTCGCTGGCGATCATCAACGCCACCACCAGCGTGTGGGGCGCGATCCTCGCGGAGATCTCACTGTCCTTCCTGGGCATCGGCGTCTCCGTGCCGGAGACCTCGCTGGGTCTGCTGATCTTCCAGGCGCGCAGCTACGTGTTCGGCCAGCAGCCGTGGATGTTCTGGGCGCCGGTGATCGCCTTCGGCCTCATCGTCGCGGCCCTGATGCTCATCAATGACGGGCTGCGCGACGCCCTCGACCCCGAGTCGCGTGCAGGAGGGAGGGCCACGGCATGA
- a CDS encoding ABC transporter ATP-binding protein yields MSTTSVDASPRPPGEQSEVVLSVRDLNVRFPSEAGTVHAVRGMDFDLRAGQVLGIVGESGSGKSVTSMAIMGLLPQNARIDGEIRLGGESLLGLSDKEMSRHRGNTISMVFQDPLSSLTPVLSVGQQITDAIGNHNPQMTREQKEARAAELLDKVGIPSPAERLKNFPHEFSGGMRQRVMIAIAMANDPAVIICDEPTTALDVTVQAQVLELLKVAQRETGAAIIMITHDLGVVAGLADDLIVMYAGRPVEKGTTREVFARPSMPYTMGLLAAVPRLDVHAEHALATIPGRPPNLTDPPSGCPFAPRCPMATGLCEEGEPVLRPVPMPGADGVGPVHSAACVRLEETHLSDPRVVYGVEKVAPSAIELTPRESRPTVLEVAHLSRRFELRSRLLKRRLGTIQAVDDVSFEVREAECFSIVGESGSGKSTTLLEIMELDPPEGSTIHLAGTEILGSRKKHRASKEQRAGIQMVFQDPTGALSPRQTVYELLAEPMQAQGWKPERITARVFELVEIVGLQPDHLDRFPNAFSGGQRQRIGIARALALDPEVIVLDEPVSALDVSIQAGVINLLQRLKSELGLSYVMVAHDLSVVRHISDRVAVMYLGRLVEIGDVEQIYENPRHPYTQALLAAIPVPDPEVETRRRHLVLEGDLPSPTDVPVGCSFRPRCPLYAMLPKDRQTVCEEVEPELEHLDGRGDVDQRVACHHPTDLLGVQQTSLS; encoded by the coding sequence ATGAGCACCACATCAGTCGACGCCTCACCGCGCCCCCCGGGCGAGCAGTCCGAGGTCGTGCTCTCCGTGCGGGACCTCAACGTCCGTTTCCCGTCGGAGGCGGGCACCGTGCATGCGGTGCGCGGGATGGACTTCGACCTGCGGGCCGGGCAGGTCCTCGGGATCGTCGGCGAGTCCGGCTCCGGGAAGTCCGTGACCTCGATGGCCATCATGGGGCTGCTTCCGCAGAACGCTCGCATCGACGGGGAGATCCGCCTGGGCGGGGAGTCCCTGCTGGGACTCAGCGACAAGGAGATGAGCCGGCACCGGGGCAACACGATCTCCATGGTCTTCCAAGATCCGCTGAGCTCGCTGACCCCGGTACTGTCCGTCGGGCAGCAGATCACCGACGCCATCGGCAACCACAACCCGCAGATGACCCGGGAGCAGAAGGAGGCGCGCGCGGCCGAGCTGCTCGACAAGGTCGGTATCCCCTCCCCGGCGGAGCGGCTGAAGAACTTTCCGCACGAGTTCTCCGGAGGCATGCGGCAGCGGGTGATGATCGCCATCGCGATGGCCAATGACCCCGCGGTGATCATCTGCGACGAGCCGACGACGGCTCTGGACGTCACCGTGCAGGCCCAGGTGCTGGAGCTGCTGAAGGTGGCACAGCGGGAGACCGGGGCGGCGATCATCATGATCACCCACGATCTGGGCGTCGTCGCCGGTCTGGCCGACGATCTCATCGTCATGTACGCAGGGCGTCCGGTGGAGAAGGGGACGACCCGAGAGGTCTTCGCACGCCCGTCGATGCCCTACACCATGGGGCTGCTGGCGGCCGTCCCGCGTCTGGACGTCCACGCGGAGCATGCGCTGGCGACGATCCCGGGCCGGCCGCCGAATCTCACCGATCCGCCCAGCGGCTGCCCCTTCGCGCCGCGCTGTCCGATGGCCACCGGTCTCTGTGAGGAGGGCGAACCGGTGCTGCGGCCGGTGCCCATGCCGGGCGCGGACGGCGTCGGGCCGGTGCACAGCGCCGCCTGTGTGCGGCTCGAGGAGACGCATCTGTCCGACCCCCGGGTGGTCTACGGGGTGGAGAAGGTCGCCCCGTCGGCCATCGAGCTGACTCCACGGGAGTCGCGCCCGACGGTGCTGGAGGTCGCGCATCTGAGCCGGCGCTTCGAGCTGCGATCCCGGCTGCTGAAGCGCCGGCTGGGCACGATCCAGGCAGTGGATGACGTCAGCTTCGAGGTGCGGGAGGCCGAATGCTTCTCCATCGTGGGGGAGTCCGGCTCGGGGAAGAGCACCACGCTGCTGGAGATCATGGAGCTGGACCCGCCCGAGGGCTCCACGATCCATCTCGCAGGAACGGAGATCCTCGGCTCGAGGAAGAAGCACCGGGCGTCCAAAGAGCAGCGTGCCGGGATCCAGATGGTCTTCCAGGACCCCACCGGAGCTCTCTCCCCACGGCAGACCGTCTACGAGCTGCTCGCCGAGCCGATGCAGGCCCAGGGGTGGAAGCCGGAGCGCATCACCGCCCGGGTCTTCGAGCTGGTCGAGATCGTGGGCCTGCAGCCGGATCACCTGGACCGGTTCCCCAACGCCTTCTCCGGAGGGCAGCGGCAGCGCATCGGCATCGCCCGGGCGCTGGCCCTGGACCCGGAGGTCATCGTCCTCGACGAGCCGGTCTCCGCCCTGGACGTGTCCATCCAGGCCGGGGTCATCAATCTGCTGCAGCGGCTGAAGTCAGAGCTGGGGCTCTCCTACGTGATGGTCGCCCATGATCTCTCGGTGGTGCGCCACATCTCGGACCGGGTGGCGGTCATGTACCTGGGACGCCTGGTGGAGATCGGTGACGTCGAGCAGATCTATGAGAACCCGCGGCACCCCTACACGCAGGCTCTGCTCGCGGCGATCCCGGTGCCCGACCCTGAGGTCGAGACCCGCAGGAGACATCTCGTGCTGGAGGGCGATCTGCCTTCGCCCACGGACGTGCCGGTCGGCTGCAGCTTCCGTCCCCGGTGTCCTCTCTACGCGATGCTGCCGAAGGACAGGCAGACCGTGTGCGAGGAGGTCGAGCCCGAGCTGGAGCATCTGGACGGCAGAGGCGATGTCGACCAACGGGTGGCCTGCCACCATCCGACCGATCTGCTCGGTGTCCAGCAGACCTCGCTGAGCTGA
- a CDS encoding ABC transporter family substrate-binding protein — MTFPKRRTLRRRAALPGAVLAIGALTLSACGDGDGGGGGSAPDEASLSGDLEEVYDINAQPADALQEGGQLTLPIGHLGPNFNGLTNAGNAQDTRQILSAVHTASAWRLDPEGDYVLNEDYFLSAEQEITDDGVQLLHYELNPEAVWNDGTPIDFETYEHTLAIRSGDEEGYDLVSTTAYDQVESVEQGEDEWHFTITMEEMYQPWQSIFNGGSQGDSPIIHPDVDTPEEFNDGFVNDVRPEFLAGPFTVDTMDLAANVISLVPNENWWGEAPVLDRLNFATYETSATIPAFQNGEIDATSVATRPRYEELTEWSEDGYDIRRGQRMATCGFVLNGDATNLDDVAVREAIFRVLDRGQLAAIQFEGINWDEETPGSWLMMPFDERYEDAYPVEDDDPEGAEEVLEEAGWTFESDDDEFRSRDGEELRVVFNTFGDDPINQAMVQAAQSMAAGAGMNLDVNNQGSGQFGEVVGGRDFGLVNMCYGKAGADPTSAPNQFYSTGDGNLTGLGNEELDDRISELFGIEDDDERFAEAQALEQEALSEYFHYLAYANGPVITAFREGLANYGPSLFETTDWTQVGWEDDAGHDGTDTGVDVEELEDTDPEDADEDADEEDADEED, encoded by the coding sequence ATGACATTTCCGAAGAGAAGGACCCTGCGACGCAGGGCAGCGCTGCCCGGTGCCGTGCTGGCGATCGGCGCGCTGACCCTGTCGGCCTGCGGTGACGGTGACGGGGGAGGCGGTGGATCTGCTCCCGATGAGGCCTCACTGAGCGGCGACCTCGAGGAGGTCTATGACATCAACGCCCAGCCTGCCGACGCCCTCCAGGAGGGCGGCCAGCTCACCCTGCCGATCGGTCACTTGGGTCCGAACTTCAACGGTCTGACCAATGCGGGCAACGCGCAGGACACCCGGCAGATCCTCAGCGCCGTCCACACCGCCAGCGCCTGGAGGTTGGACCCGGAGGGCGACTACGTCCTGAACGAGGACTACTTCCTCTCCGCAGAGCAGGAGATCACCGACGACGGCGTCCAGCTGCTCCACTATGAGCTCAATCCGGAGGCCGTCTGGAACGACGGCACGCCGATCGACTTCGAGACCTATGAGCACACCCTCGCCATCCGTTCGGGGGACGAGGAGGGCTACGACCTGGTGAGCACCACGGCCTATGACCAGGTCGAGAGTGTCGAGCAGGGTGAGGATGAGTGGCACTTCACCATCACCATGGAGGAGATGTATCAGCCTTGGCAGAGCATCTTCAACGGGGGCAGTCAGGGGGACAGCCCCATCATCCACCCGGACGTTGACACTCCGGAGGAGTTCAACGACGGATTCGTGAACGACGTCCGTCCCGAGTTCCTCGCGGGCCCCTTCACCGTGGACACCATGGATCTGGCCGCCAATGTCATCTCGCTGGTGCCCAACGAGAACTGGTGGGGTGAGGCGCCGGTGCTCGATCGGCTGAACTTCGCCACCTATGAGACCAGTGCGACCATCCCGGCGTTCCAGAACGGCGAGATCGACGCCACCAGCGTCGCGACCCGGCCCCGCTACGAGGAGCTCACCGAGTGGTCCGAGGACGGTTACGACATCCGTCGGGGCCAGCGCATGGCCACCTGTGGCTTCGTGCTCAACGGGGACGCCACCAACCTCGACGACGTGGCGGTGCGTGAGGCGATCTTCCGCGTCCTGGACCGCGGGCAGCTCGCCGCCATCCAGTTCGAAGGCATCAACTGGGACGAGGAGACTCCCGGGTCCTGGCTGATGATGCCCTTCGATGAGCGCTATGAGGACGCCTACCCGGTCGAGGACGACGACCCGGAGGGTGCCGAGGAGGTGCTCGAGGAGGCCGGCTGGACCTTCGAGAGCGACGACGACGAGTTCCGCAGCCGCGACGGTGAGGAGCTCCGCGTCGTCTTCAACACCTTCGGGGATGACCCGATCAACCAGGCCATGGTCCAGGCCGCGCAGAGCATGGCGGCCGGTGCCGGGATGAACCTGGACGTCAACAACCAGGGGTCGGGGCAGTTCGGCGAGGTCGTCGGCGGACGTGACTTCGGCCTGGTCAACATGTGCTACGGCAAGGCCGGGGCGGACCCGACCAGTGCCCCCAACCAGTTCTACTCCACTGGTGACGGAAACCTGACCGGGCTGGGGAACGAGGAGCTCGACGACCGGATCAGCGAGCTGTTCGGCATCGAGGACGACGATGAGCGCTTTGCCGAAGCGCAGGCCCTGGAGCAGGAGGCGCTCAGCGAGTACTTCCACTACCTCGCCTACGCCAACGGTCCGGTGATCACCGCCTTCCGGGAGGGGCTCGCGAACTACGGTCCGAGCCTCTTCGAGACCACGGATTGGACTCAGGTCGGCTGGGAGGACGACGCCGGCCACGACGGCACCGACACCGGCGTCGACGTCGAGGAGCTCGAGGACACGGATCCCGAGGACGCGGACGAGGATGCTGACGAGGAAGACGCGGACGAGGAGGACTGA
- a CDS encoding DinB family protein: protein MSDDDAEPEMLLRYLQGLREALLWKLDGVPEHDVRRPLTATGTNLLGLVKHVASMEMGYFTAPLGRPSPVPMPWLEAGAALNADLYATQEESREWVRDFYRTSWRTTDDAVAELGLGAPAQVPWWGENGRTTLGRLLVHLIAETARHAGHADILREQLDGAVGMQDGNDNMPPAEDAEWQDHVVELQRIADEFL, encoded by the coding sequence ATGAGCGATGATGATGCTGAGCCAGAGATGCTGCTGCGCTACCTGCAGGGGCTCCGTGAGGCCCTGCTGTGGAAGCTCGACGGCGTCCCGGAGCATGACGTCCGCCGGCCGCTGACGGCGACCGGGACGAACCTGCTGGGCCTGGTCAAACATGTGGCCAGCATGGAGATGGGCTACTTCACCGCACCGCTGGGCCGTCCCAGTCCGGTGCCGATGCCGTGGCTGGAGGCCGGCGCCGCCCTCAACGCGGACCTCTACGCGACTCAGGAGGAGAGCCGCGAGTGGGTGCGGGACTTCTACCGCACCTCCTGGCGGACCACCGACGACGCCGTCGCCGAGCTGGGCCTGGGTGCGCCCGCCCAGGTGCCCTGGTGGGGAGAGAACGGGCGCACCACTCTGGGGCGGCTGCTGGTCCACCTGATCGCTGAGACCGCACGGCACGCGGGTCATGCCGACATCCTGCGTGAGCAGCTCGACGGCGCCGTGGGCATGCAGGACGGCAATGACAACATGCCCCCGGCCGAGGATGCCGAGTGGCAGGACCATGTGGTGGAGCTGCAGCGCATCGCTGACGAATTCCTCTGA
- a CDS encoding carbon-nitrogen hydrolase family protein yields the protein MRIAAAQIVTGEDPQQNLALVEKWTAQAAEAGARLVVFPEAVQRAFGHSLTPIAEPVDGAWGTELRRIAERHGVAIVAGMFTPAQPGEQGRERVTNTLLVVDGAVDGTGNGVLAAYDKIHLYDAFGFQESKTVAPGEAPARFALDGQTLGLATCYDIRFPNLFTAHARAGALATILPASWGAGPGKVDQWRLLARARALDSTQYVIACGQGLPSAAGVEAVEGAPTGVGHSMIVSPTGEMLAEAGEAPELLVADLDADVVTAARQRLPVLANAREIPQG from the coding sequence ATGCGTATCGCAGCAGCACAGATCGTCACCGGTGAGGACCCGCAGCAGAACCTGGCGCTCGTGGAGAAGTGGACGGCGCAGGCCGCTGAGGCCGGCGCCCGTCTGGTGGTGTTCCCCGAGGCCGTGCAGCGCGCTTTCGGACACTCGCTGACGCCCATCGCCGAGCCTGTCGACGGAGCCTGGGGCACCGAACTGCGTCGGATCGCGGAGCGCCACGGGGTCGCGATCGTCGCGGGCATGTTCACCCCCGCACAGCCGGGGGAGCAGGGCCGCGAGCGGGTGACGAACACCCTGCTCGTGGTGGACGGCGCAGTGGACGGCACCGGAAACGGCGTGCTGGCCGCCTACGACAAGATCCACCTCTACGACGCCTTCGGCTTCCAGGAGTCCAAGACCGTGGCTCCCGGCGAGGCCCCGGCCCGGTTCGCTCTGGACGGGCAGACGCTGGGGCTGGCGACCTGCTATGACATCCGCTTCCCGAACCTGTTCACCGCCCACGCCCGGGCCGGCGCGCTCGCCACCATCCTGCCGGCGTCGTGGGGTGCCGGGCCGGGCAAGGTGGACCAGTGGCGGCTGCTGGCTCGTGCCCGGGCGCTGGACTCCACGCAGTACGTGATCGCCTGCGGCCAGGGCCTGCCCTCGGCCGCCGGCGTCGAGGCGGTGGAAGGGGCGCCCACCGGGGTGGGTCACTCGATGATCGTCTCGCCCACGGGAGAGATGCTCGCCGAGGCTGGCGAGGCCCCGGAGCTGCTGGTGGCCGACCTCGACGCCGACGTCGTCACCGCTGCCCGGCAGAGGCTCCCGGTGCTGGCCAACGCCCGGGAGATCCCGCAGGGCTAA